A stretch of the Tardiphaga sp. 709 genome encodes the following:
- the odhB gene encoding 2-oxoglutarate dehydrogenase complex dihydrolipoyllysine-residue succinyltransferase — translation MTEIRVPTLGESVTEATIGRWFKKAGDAVAVDEPLVELETDKVTIEVPAPSAGVLGEIVAKDGETVAVGALLGQITDGAGGAKPAAAPAKPAAPAPAAAPAAAAPAPAQKSAPVDAPLAPSVRKISAESGIDAATVPGSGKDGRVTKGDMLAAIEKAASAPTPINQSAAAVQVRAPSPADDAAREERVKMTRLRQTIARRLKDVQNTAAMLTTFNEVDMTNVMALRSQYKDVFEKKHGTKLGFMGFFTKACVQALKDIPAVNAEIDGSDLIYKNYYHVGVAVGTDKGLVVPVVRDCDTKSISDIEKTIADFGKRARDGQLKIDEMQGGTFTITNGGIYGSLMSTPILNAPQSAILGMHKIQERPVVVGGKIEIRPMMYLAVSYDHRVIDGKEAVTFLVRVKESLEDPARLVLDL, via the coding sequence ATGACTGAAATTCGCGTTCCCACGCTCGGCGAATCCGTGACGGAAGCCACCATCGGCCGCTGGTTCAAGAAGGCTGGCGATGCCGTCGCCGTTGACGAGCCGTTGGTCGAACTCGAGACCGACAAGGTCACGATCGAGGTGCCCGCGCCGTCCGCTGGCGTACTCGGCGAAATCGTTGCCAAGGATGGCGAGACCGTCGCTGTCGGCGCACTGCTCGGCCAGATCACCGATGGTGCCGGTGGCGCCAAACCGGCTGCTGCTCCCGCGAAGCCCGCTGCCCCGGCTCCGGCCGCTGCACCTGCCGCTGCTGCGCCTGCTCCCGCTCAGAAGTCCGCACCCGTCGATGCGCCGCTGGCGCCGTCGGTCCGCAAGATCTCGGCAGAGAGCGGCATCGATGCCGCCACCGTCCCCGGCTCGGGCAAGGATGGCCGCGTGACCAAGGGCGACATGCTCGCTGCGATCGAAAAGGCTGCGTCAGCACCGACGCCGATCAATCAGTCTGCCGCCGCCGTGCAGGTACGCGCGCCGTCACCCGCTGACGATGCTGCCCGCGAAGAGCGCGTGAAAATGACGCGTCTGCGTCAGACCATCGCGCGCCGTCTCAAGGACGTGCAGAACACCGCCGCGATGCTCACGACCTTCAACGAAGTCGACATGACCAACGTGATGGCGCTGCGCTCGCAGTACAAGGATGTGTTCGAGAAGAAGCACGGCACCAAGCTCGGCTTCATGGGCTTCTTCACCAAGGCCTGCGTGCAGGCGCTGAAGGATATTCCGGCCGTGAACGCCGAGATCGATGGCTCCGACCTGATCTACAAGAACTACTATCACGTCGGCGTTGCCGTCGGCACTGACAAGGGCCTCGTCGTTCCCGTGGTGCGCGACTGCGATACCAAGTCGATCTCCGACATCGAAAAAACCATTGCGGATTTCGGCAAGCGCGCCCGCGACGGCCAGCTCAAGATCGACGAAATGCAGGGTGGCACATTCACCATCACCAATGGCGGCATCTACGGCTCGCTGATGTCGACGCCGATCCTGAACGCACCGCAGTCGGCCATCCTCGGCATGCACAAGATCCAGGAACGCCCGGTCGTGGTCGGCGGCAAGATCGAGATCCGTCCGATGATGTATCTGGCGGTGTCCTACGATCACCGCGTGATCGACGGCAAGGAAGCCGTGACCTTCCTCGTCCGCGTCAAGGAAAGCCTGGAAGATCCGGCCCGTCTCGTTCTGGATCTCTGA
- a CDS encoding 2-oxoglutarate dehydrogenase E1 component, producing the protein MSRQDANAAFALSSFLQGANATYIDELYARYEKDPSSVDAEWQEFFKSLKDSPADVQKNAEGPSWEKANWPLTPKDDLTSAMDGNWAQVEKVMGAKLAAKTAQPGAAAPTGDINQATRDSVRALMLIRAFRMRGHFHANLDPLGIEGQKDHEELDPRSYGFTDADYDRKIFLDNVIGLEYGTLREIVAILQRTYCQTLGVEFMHISNRAQKAWIQERIEGPDKEISFTPEGRRAILQKLVEADGFEKFCDVKFTGTKRFGLDGGESLIPALEQIIKRGGSLGVRDIVVGMPHRGRLNVLTQVMGKPHRALFHEFKGGSANPDEVEGSGDVKYHLGASSDREFDNNNIHLSLTANPSHLEIVDPVVLGKVRAKQDQNGDPPDQRISVLPLLMHGDAAFAGQGVVAECFALSDLKGYRTGGSIHFIVNNQIGFTTYPRYSRSSPYPSDVAKMIDAPIFHVNGDDPEAVVFAAKIAIEFRQKFHKPVVIDMFCYRRHGHNEGDEPAFTQPVMYKKIGAHQSTLDIYAKRIIADGVMTEGEVDKAKADWRARLDAELEAGAGYKPNKADWLDGKWAGFKYADQEEDPRRGVTGVDVKTLKEIGAKITKVPDGFRVHRTVQRFLDTRAKAIDSGEGIDWATGEALAFCTLMEEGHHVRLSGQDSERGTFSQRHSVLFDQEDESRYTPFNHLKPDQGHYEVINSLLSEEAVLGFEYGYSLAEPKALTIWEAQFGDFANGAQVLFDQFISSGERKWLRMSGLVCLLPHGYEGQGPEHSSARLERFLQMCAEDNMQVVYPTTPANYFHMLRRQLKREICKPLIVMTPKSLLRHKRAVSKLSELGADTSFHRVLFDDAEKLPDEKIKLTADNKIRRVVLCSGKVYYDLYEEREKRGIDDVYLMRIEQLYPVPLKTLVQELTRFKGAEFVWCQEEPRNMGGWHFIEPYLEWVLNQINATHKRPRYAGRAASAATATGLMSKHLAQLKAFLDEALG; encoded by the coding sequence ATGTCTCGCCAGGACGCGAACGCCGCCTTTGCACTCTCCTCATTTCTGCAAGGCGCAAACGCCACTTACATCGACGAACTCTATGCCCGTTACGAAAAGGACCCCTCCTCGGTGGACGCCGAGTGGCAGGAGTTCTTCAAGAGCCTGAAGGACTCGCCCGCCGACGTTCAAAAGAACGCCGAAGGCCCGTCCTGGGAGAAGGCCAACTGGCCGCTGACGCCCAAGGACGACCTGACCTCCGCCATGGACGGCAACTGGGCCCAGGTCGAGAAGGTGATGGGCGCCAAGCTCGCCGCCAAGACCGCGCAGCCCGGTGCTGCCGCCCCGACCGGCGACATCAATCAGGCGACCCGCGATTCGGTGCGCGCCTTGATGCTGATCCGCGCCTTCCGCATGCGCGGCCATTTCCACGCCAATCTCGATCCGCTGGGCATCGAAGGCCAGAAGGATCACGAGGAGCTCGATCCGCGCTCCTACGGCTTCACCGATGCCGACTACGACCGCAAGATCTTCCTCGATAACGTCATCGGCCTCGAATACGGCACGCTGCGCGAGATCGTTGCGATCCTGCAGCGCACCTACTGCCAGACCCTCGGCGTCGAGTTCATGCACATTTCCAACCGCGCACAGAAGGCGTGGATCCAGGAACGTATCGAAGGCCCGGACAAGGAAATCAGCTTCACGCCGGAAGGCCGCCGCGCCATCCTCCAGAAGCTGGTCGAAGCCGACGGCTTCGAGAAGTTTTGCGACGTCAAGTTCACCGGTACCAAGCGCTTCGGCCTCGACGGCGGCGAATCACTGATCCCAGCGCTGGAACAGATCATCAAGCGCGGCGGCAGCCTCGGTGTCCGTGACATCGTCGTCGGCATGCCACATCGCGGTCGCCTCAATGTGTTGACCCAGGTGATGGGCAAGCCGCACCGCGCGCTGTTCCATGAATTCAAGGGCGGCTCGGCCAATCCGGACGAGGTCGAAGGCTCGGGTGACGTCAAGTATCACCTCGGCGCCTCGTCGGATCGCGAGTTCGACAACAACAATATCCATCTGTCGCTGACGGCGAACCCGTCGCATCTTGAAATCGTCGATCCCGTGGTGCTCGGAAAGGTCCGCGCCAAGCAGGACCAGAATGGTGATCCGCCGGACCAGCGTATTTCCGTGCTGCCGCTGCTGATGCATGGCGATGCGGCCTTCGCAGGTCAGGGCGTGGTCGCGGAATGCTTCGCGCTGTCGGACCTGAAGGGCTATCGCACCGGCGGTTCGATCCACTTCATCGTCAACAACCAGATCGGCTTCACCACCTATCCGCGTTACTCCCGTTCGTCGCCCTATCCGTCCGACGTCGCGAAAATGATCGATGCTCCGATCTTCCACGTGAACGGCGACGATCCGGAAGCGGTGGTGTTCGCCGCCAAGATCGCGATCGAGTTCCGGCAGAAGTTCCACAAGCCTGTCGTCATCGACATGTTCTGCTATCGCCGCCACGGCCATAACGAAGGCGACGAGCCAGCGTTCACCCAGCCGGTGATGTACAAGAAGATCGGCGCGCATCAGTCGACGCTGGATATCTATGCCAAGCGCATCATCGCCGATGGCGTGATGACCGAAGGCGAAGTCGACAAGGCGAAGGCCGACTGGCGCGCCCGTCTCGATGCCGAGCTCGAAGCCGGCGCCGGCTACAAGCCGAACAAGGCTGACTGGCTCGACGGCAAGTGGGCCGGCTTCAAATATGCCGACCAGGAGGAAGATCCCCGTCGCGGCGTGACCGGCGTCGACGTCAAGACGCTGAAAGAGATCGGCGCCAAGATCACCAAGGTGCCCGATGGTTTCCGCGTTCACCGCACGGTGCAGCGTTTCCTCGACACCCGCGCCAAGGCGATCGACAGTGGCGAAGGCATCGACTGGGCGACCGGCGAGGCACTGGCATTCTGTACCCTGATGGAAGAAGGCCACCATGTCCGGCTGTCCGGCCAGGACTCGGAGCGCGGTACCTTCTCGCAGCGCCATTCGGTGCTGTTCGACCAGGAAGACGAAAGCCGCTACACGCCGTTCAACCACCTCAAGCCCGACCAGGGTCACTACGAGGTCATCAACTCGCTGCTGTCCGAAGAAGCCGTGCTCGGCTTCGAATACGGCTACTCGCTGGCCGAGCCGAAGGCGCTGACCATCTGGGAAGCGCAGTTCGGCGACTTCGCCAACGGCGCACAGGTGCTGTTCGACCAGTTCATCTCCTCGGGTGAACGCAAGTGGCTGCGTATGTCGGGCCTCGTCTGCCTGCTGCCGCATGGCTATGAAGGCCAGGGCCCGGAGCATTCCTCCGCACGCCTTGAGCGTTTCCTGCAGATGTGTGCGGAAGACAACATGCAGGTGGTCTATCCGACCACTCCGGCCAACTACTTCCACATGCTGCGTCGTCAGTTGAAGCGTGAGATCTGCAAGCCGCTGATCGTCATGACGCCGAAGTCGCTGCTGCGCCACAAGCGTGCGGTGTCGAAGCTGAGCGAACTCGGTGCCGACACCTCGTTCCACCGCGTGTTGTTCGACGATGCGGAGAAGCTGCCGGACGAGAAGATCAAGCTCACCGCCGACAACAAGATCCGTCGCGTCGTGCTGTGCTCGGGCAAGGTCTATTACGACCTCTACGAGGAGCGCGAGAAGCGCGGCATCGACGATGTCTACCTGATGCGCATCGAGCAGCTCTATCCGGTGCCGCTGAAGACGCTGGTGCAGGAGCTGACCCGCTTCAAGGGTGCGGAATTCGTCTGGTGTCAGGAAGAGCCGCGCAACATGGGCGGCTGGCACTTCATCGAACCGTATCTTGAATGGGTGCTCAACCAGATCAACGCCACCCACAAGCGTCCGCGTTACGCCGGCCGCGCAGCTTCGGCAGCGACCGCCACCGGCCTGATGTCCAAGCATCTCGCCCAGCTCAAGGCCTTCCTCGACGAAGCGCTCGGCTAA
- a CDS encoding alpha/beta hydrolase has translation MARIQTPLLDIAYEYSGPDGALPVLLMHGFPYDIRGYDDAVAVINAAGFRTIVPYLRGYGPTRFLSSATIRSGQQAALGQDLLELMDALRIGKAVVAGYDWGGRAACVVSALWPERVHGLVSCTGYNIQDLTNATRPFAPEQEARQWYQYYFHTERGRNGLIQNRDALAKLLWKMWSPSWAFDDETFERSAPAFDNDDFVEVVVHSYMHRTGSVAGDPNYAFLETQLTTQPKIDVPTIVLHGADDGVGPVKGSENHGQYFTAHYERRVISGVGHNVPQEAPNAFAEAVLQLCRTAST, from the coding sequence CTGGCACGCATCCAAACTCCCCTTCTCGACATCGCCTATGAATACAGCGGCCCGGACGGCGCCCTTCCGGTCCTGCTGATGCACGGCTTCCCATACGACATCAGAGGCTATGACGACGCGGTCGCCGTCATCAACGCCGCCGGCTTCCGCACCATCGTGCCCTATCTGCGTGGCTATGGGCCAACGCGGTTTCTTTCCAGCGCGACCATCCGCTCGGGGCAACAGGCTGCGCTCGGACAGGATCTACTGGAGCTGATGGACGCGCTGCGGATCGGCAAGGCTGTCGTCGCCGGTTATGACTGGGGCGGACGCGCAGCCTGCGTCGTCTCTGCGCTATGGCCCGAACGCGTACACGGCCTCGTCAGCTGCACCGGCTACAATATACAGGACCTGACGAATGCGACGCGGCCATTCGCTCCCGAGCAGGAAGCGCGACAGTGGTATCAGTATTATTTCCATACCGAACGCGGCCGCAACGGCCTGATCCAGAACCGCGACGCACTAGCCAAACTGCTCTGGAAGATGTGGTCGCCCAGCTGGGCATTCGACGACGAAACCTTCGAACGGTCAGCGCCGGCTTTCGACAATGACGATTTCGTTGAAGTCGTCGTACATTCCTACATGCACCGTACCGGCAGCGTCGCCGGCGATCCGAATTATGCTTTCCTGGAAACGCAACTCACAACGCAGCCGAAGATCGATGTTCCGACCATTGTGTTGCACGGCGCTGATGACGGCGTGGGGCCGGTGAAAGGTTCGGAGAATCACGGCCAGTATTTTACGGCGCACTATGAGCGCCGTGTGATCTCCGGCGTCGGCCACAATGTACCACAGGAAGCGCCCAACGCGTTTGCCGAAGCGGTCCTGCAGCTATGCCGGACCGCTTCGACTTAA
- the lpdA gene encoding dihydrolipoyl dehydrogenase: MASYDLVVIGTGPGGYVCAIRAAQLGMKVAVVEKNSTLGGTCLNIGCMPSKALLYSSELFEEAGHSFGKMGIKVSAPTLDLPALMNFKQQGIDGNVKGVEFLMKKNKIDVVMGTGRVLGTGKVEVTGADGKAQTLETKNIVIATGSDVAKLKGIEIDEKRIVSSTGALSLDKVPEKMIVVGAGVIGLELGSVWRRLGAEVTVVEFLDRILPGMDGEVARQFQRMLEKQGMTFKLGAKVTGVDTSGKKLKAQIEPAAGGAAESIEADVILVAIGRVAYTEALGLKEAGVELDERGRVKIDHHFSSNVKGIYAIGDVVAGPMLAHKAEDEGVACAELLAGQAGHVNYDVIPGVVYTTPEVAAVGKTEEELKAAGIAYNVGKFPFTANGRSKVNQTTDGFVKILADAKTDRVLGVHMIGREVGEMIHEACVLMEFGGSAEDLARTCHAHPTRSEAVKEAAFAVAKRAIHM, translated from the coding sequence ATGGCTTCTTACGACCTCGTTGTTATCGGCACCGGACCCGGTGGTTATGTCTGCGCGATTCGCGCGGCGCAGCTCGGCATGAAGGTCGCCGTCGTCGAGAAGAACAGCACGCTGGGCGGTACGTGCCTGAACATCGGCTGCATGCCTTCGAAGGCTTTGCTCTATTCGTCGGAGCTTTTTGAGGAAGCCGGCCACTCCTTCGGCAAAATGGGCATCAAGGTCTCGGCGCCCACGCTGGATCTGCCGGCGCTGATGAACTTCAAGCAGCAGGGCATCGACGGCAACGTCAAGGGCGTCGAATTCCTGATGAAGAAGAATAAGATCGATGTCGTGATGGGCACCGGCCGTGTGCTCGGCACCGGCAAGGTCGAAGTCACCGGCGCTGACGGCAAGGCCCAGACGCTGGAGACAAAGAACATCGTCATCGCTACCGGCTCTGACGTCGCGAAGTTGAAGGGCATCGAGATCGACGAGAAGCGCATCGTGTCGTCGACCGGCGCGCTATCCCTCGACAAGGTGCCGGAGAAGATGATCGTGGTCGGCGCCGGCGTGATCGGCCTCGAACTTGGCTCGGTGTGGCGCCGCCTCGGCGCCGAAGTCACCGTGGTGGAATTCCTCGACCGTATCCTGCCCGGCATGGATGGCGAAGTCGCCAGGCAGTTCCAGCGCATGCTCGAGAAGCAGGGCATGACCTTCAAGCTCGGTGCCAAGGTCACCGGCGTCGATACGTCGGGTAAGAAACTGAAGGCGCAGATCGAGCCAGCCGCGGGCGGCGCTGCCGAATCCATCGAAGCCGATGTGATTCTCGTGGCGATCGGACGCGTGGCTTACACCGAAGCGCTTGGCCTCAAGGAGGCAGGTGTCGAGCTCGATGAACGCGGTCGCGTCAAGATCGACCATCACTTCTCGAGCAACGTGAAGGGCATCTACGCGATCGGCGACGTCGTCGCCGGCCCGATGCTGGCGCACAAAGCGGAAGACGAAGGCGTTGCCTGCGCCGAGCTTCTCGCCGGCCAGGCCGGTCATGTGAACTATGACGTGATCCCGGGCGTCGTCTACACCACGCCGGAAGTCGCCGCCGTCGGCAAGACCGAGGAAGAGCTCAAGGCTGCCGGTATCGCTTACAATGTCGGCAAGTTCCCGTTCACGGCCAATGGCCGCTCCAAGGTCAACCAGACCACCGATGGTTTTGTGAAGATTCTCGCAGATGCGAAGACCGATCGCGTGCTCGGCGTGCATATGATCGGCCGCGAAGTCGGCGAAATGATCCACGAGGCCTGCGTGCTGATGGAATTCGGCGGTTCCGCCGAAGATTTGGCCCGCACGTGCCATGCCCATCCGACCCGCTCCGAGGCGGTGAAGGAAGCTGCATTTGCAGTAGCCAAGCGCGCTATCCATATGTGA
- a CDS encoding SDR family oxidoreductase, with amino-acid sequence MTDSVIIITGGSRGIGRATALKAAARGFKVVVGFASNEAAANEVVSKIEATNGKAIAVKCDVGSEADILALFKAADAFGPLGALINNAGIVGPSIRVDQMTAERIANMMTVNVTGSILCAREAVKRMSTKHGGKGGVIVNLSSVAAKLGAPNTYVDYAASKGAIDSFTIGLGYEVAAEGIRVAGIRPGLIDTDIHASGGEPDRAHRLSVNVPMKRVGTADEVANAIVWLLSEDASYVTSTILDVSGGR; translated from the coding sequence ATGACCGATAGCGTCATCATCATCACTGGTGGTAGCCGGGGTATCGGCCGCGCAACGGCGCTCAAGGCCGCGGCACGCGGGTTCAAGGTCGTGGTCGGCTTTGCCAGCAACGAAGCCGCCGCCAACGAGGTCGTTTCGAAGATCGAAGCGACCAACGGCAAGGCCATCGCGGTGAAATGCGATGTCGGCTCCGAGGCTGACATTCTTGCGCTGTTCAAGGCAGCGGACGCCTTTGGTCCTCTCGGCGCCCTGATCAACAATGCCGGCATCGTCGGCCCTTCCATCCGCGTCGATCAGATGACTGCCGAACGCATCGCCAACATGATGACGGTGAATGTCACCGGAAGCATTCTCTGCGCCCGCGAAGCCGTGAAGCGGATGTCGACCAAGCATGGCGGCAAGGGTGGCGTCATCGTCAATCTGTCATCGGTAGCCGCCAAACTGGGTGCGCCCAACACCTATGTCGACTATGCCGCGTCGAAGGGCGCGATCGATTCCTTCACCATCGGATTGGGATACGAAGTCGCAGCCGAAGGGATTCGCGTTGCCGGCATTCGGCCCGGTTTGATCGATACTGATATCCACGCATCAGGCGGCGAGCCGGATCGCGCGCATCGTCTTTCCGTCAACGTCCCGATGAAACGCGTCGGTACTGCGGATGAAGTTGCCAATGCCATCGTCTGGTTGCTGTCGGAGGACGCTTCCTACGTCACATCCACCATTCTCGACGTGTCCGGTGGCCGCTGA